From a region of the Gossypium raimondii isolate GPD5lz chromosome 10, ASM2569854v1, whole genome shotgun sequence genome:
- the LOC105775932 gene encoding monothiol glutaredoxin-S7, with the protein MERVTKLASEKPVVIFSKSSCCMSHTIKTLFYDLGVYPAIYELDEIPGGCEIEQTLLRLGCNPSVPAVFIGGELVGGANKIMSLHLNRSLIPMLRQVGALWV; encoded by the coding sequence ATGGAGAGAGTGACAAAGCTGGCATCTGAGAAGCCGGTGGTGATCTTCAGCAAGAGTTCGTGTTGCATGTCCCACACCATCAAAACCCTTTTCTACGACCTCGGGGTTTACCCTGCAATTTACGAACTCGATGAGATCCCTGGAGGATGCGAAATCGAACAGACTCTCCTAAGGCTCGGTTGTAATCCTTCCGTTCCGGCTGTCTTCATTGGCGGTGAACTTGTTGGTGGAGCTAACAAGATCATGAGTCTTCATCTTAATCGGTCCTTAATTCCAATGCTTAGACAAGTGGGAGCCCTTTGggtttaa